The following are encoded together in the Echinicola jeungdonensis genome:
- a CDS encoding (deoxy)nucleoside triphosphate pyrophosphohydrolase, whose translation MIAVTCALIIKDGLVLAVQRGTKMKMPLKWEFPGGKMENGESEQSCLAREIKEELNLEIEIGDKLSEVVYDYPDFTIRLIPYICRIQSGELVLTEHRSHQWLEKEELLDLDWAEADLPIVRDFLKGI comes from the coding sequence ATGATAGCAGTGACCTGTGCTTTGATCATTAAAGATGGATTGGTGTTGGCAGTCCAAAGGGGGACAAAAATGAAAATGCCTTTAAAATGGGAGTTTCCAGGAGGAAAGATGGAAAATGGGGAATCTGAGCAATCCTGCTTGGCCAGAGAAATAAAAGAGGAGCTAAACCTGGAAATTGAGATAGGGGATAAGCTTTCCGAAGTGGTTTATGATTATCCCGATTTTACCATCCGCTTGATTCCCTATATATGCCGGATTCAATCTGGAGAATTGGTTTTAACAGAACACCGATCCCATCAATGGTTGGAAAAAGAAGAATTGTTAGATTTGGACTGGGCAGAAGCGGATTTGCCTATTGTTAGGGATTTTTTAAAAGGAATATAA
- a CDS encoding DEAD/DEAH box helicase has protein sequence MKEGIYESIITQLIKSKLEELNKDKYHIKTVSIDKEEAANLLANYLYEIVKKALSLYKHDHGLEKQLSLTNKLIFLIRDELDQVNFEGDLIATEGKMLKAIISKLNADFTDLDKHLAEITPYSRLIYSELFTGGNARLSLDGELNKEIYSSDQIDLLVSFIKWSGLRLILPALKRFTKRGGKLRVITTTYVGATDYKAIQELASLTNTIVKVSYNTGNERVHAKAYLFHRNTGFHTGYIGSSNFSRSALTNGLEWNIKITTKEVPHIIDKFQKTFDTYWKSPDFELYDAQRESDGERLKVALNAGKFNPRNDNEITSYFDIRPYKFQEEILEQLQVERQTHLRFKNLVVAATGTGKTVISAFDFKLFRKDNPKARLLFVAHRKEILFKSRQTFRGILKDQNFGELWVDGIEPDDRKQLFASVQTLNPQLDNWRIPANYYDFIIIDEVHHIAAKSYRAILNKFSPKILLGLTATPERMDGTDILEDFCNRVAAEIRLPEAINKKLICPFQYFGISDSVDLTTLNWRGKYLPSELSKVYTGNDQRVGHIIQNLEKYLTDFHDVQALGFCVTKEHAKFMAEKFNLAGLKSDYLVSGQNGNRSTITHHLEKKEINYLFVVDIFNEGVDIPQIDTVLFLRPTESLTIFLQQLGRGLRLHEDKECLTVLDFVGNARPEYDFEGKFRALVGKTNTSIKKEIEDDFPHVPLGSAIVLEKKAKTTILNNIKAATNLKRNQIIQKIRDFEHQSTLSLTLENFLKFHHIPLAVMYKRGSWKRLCQEAGKIENFESINEKHLISCVSKKWLSTSSPTYFRFILKLARKNFELDLTQLSHNEQKMCLMLHYDFWQQPGGFDSLEESIRAIGRNSVLIEEIIEVLSFMEGEVSFLEIEPNLPYEQPLKLHARYTREQILIAFGKSTFNKKDSNREGVAENKSLNTELLFIDLVKSEENFSPTTLYDDYALSETLFHWQSQNSARPDKGKGLAYVEHLQKGKKILLFIREQAKDAYNNTMGYVFVGKGNLEEYYGAKPMNIKWKLEEPIPPYLWNASAKMSVG, from the coding sequence ATGAAAGAAGGAATATACGAGTCAATTATCACCCAACTTATCAAATCTAAATTAGAAGAACTCAATAAGGATAAATATCATATTAAAACAGTTTCAATAGATAAGGAGGAGGCTGCCAATTTACTTGCCAATTATTTATATGAAATTGTGAAAAAAGCCCTTTCTCTTTATAAGCATGATCATGGTTTGGAAAAGCAATTATCACTAACTAACAAATTGATCTTTTTAATTCGAGACGAATTGGATCAGGTTAATTTTGAAGGTGATTTAATTGCAACTGAGGGAAAAATGTTAAAAGCAATTATCTCCAAATTAAATGCAGATTTTACAGATTTGGATAAACATTTGGCAGAAATTACGCCTTATTCCCGGTTGATTTATAGCGAATTATTTACAGGTGGGAATGCCCGGCTTTCGCTCGATGGTGAATTAAACAAAGAAATTTATTCCTCTGATCAAATTGACTTATTGGTTTCTTTTATTAAATGGAGTGGTTTGCGTTTGATTTTACCTGCATTAAAAAGATTTACAAAAAGAGGAGGAAAACTTAGAGTGATAACCACAACTTATGTTGGGGCCACCGACTATAAAGCAATCCAGGAATTAGCTAGCTTGACAAATACAATCGTAAAAGTCTCCTATAATACTGGAAATGAAAGAGTACATGCGAAAGCATATTTATTTCATAGGAATACAGGGTTCCATACTGGTTATATTGGGTCTTCAAATTTTTCTCGGTCTGCTCTAACTAATGGTTTGGAGTGGAATATCAAAATTACCACTAAAGAAGTGCCCCATATTATAGATAAATTTCAGAAAACTTTTGATACTTATTGGAAAAGCCCAGATTTTGAATTGTACGATGCACAAAGGGAAAGTGATGGAGAAAGACTAAAGGTTGCACTTAATGCTGGCAAGTTTAATCCTCGAAATGATAATGAAATAACTAGTTATTTTGACATTAGACCCTATAAATTTCAAGAGGAAATTTTAGAACAACTTCAGGTTGAACGCCAAACCCATCTAAGGTTTAAGAATTTGGTGGTGGCAGCTACTGGGACTGGTAAAACGGTTATATCAGCATTTGATTTTAAATTATTTCGGAAAGATAATCCAAAAGCCAGGTTACTATTTGTGGCTCATCGTAAAGAAATATTGTTCAAATCAAGACAGACTTTTAGGGGAATTTTAAAGGATCAGAATTTTGGGGAGTTGTGGGTGGATGGAATTGAACCAGATGATCGCAAACAATTATTTGCATCAGTACAGACGTTGAATCCGCAATTAGATAATTGGAGGATTCCTGCCAATTATTACGACTTCATTATCATTGATGAAGTTCACCATATTGCAGCAAAAAGCTACCGGGCAATATTGAATAAGTTTTCCCCTAAAATATTACTCGGGTTGACTGCAACTCCTGAGCGAATGGATGGTACTGATATTTTGGAAGATTTTTGTAATCGAGTTGCAGCCGAAATTCGCCTTCCAGAAGCTATCAATAAGAAACTAATCTGTCCATTTCAATATTTTGGGATATCGGATAGTGTGGATTTAACCACCTTAAATTGGAGGGGGAAGTATTTACCAAGCGAGTTAAGTAAAGTATATACTGGAAATGATCAGCGGGTGGGTCATATTATTCAAAATCTAGAAAAGTATTTGACTGATTTTCATGATGTCCAAGCTCTTGGTTTCTGTGTCACCAAGGAACATGCTAAGTTTATGGCGGAAAAGTTTAATCTGGCTGGGCTAAAATCAGATTACCTTGTTAGTGGTCAAAATGGAAATCGGTCTACTATAACCCATCATTTAGAGAAAAAGGAAATTAATTATCTCTTTGTGGTGGATATTTTCAATGAGGGGGTTGATATTCCACAAATTGATACTGTTTTGTTTTTAAGGCCTACGGAGAGTTTGACTATCTTTTTACAACAGTTAGGAAGAGGGTTAAGACTGCATGAAGATAAGGAGTGTCTAACAGTACTTGATTTTGTTGGGAATGCTAGGCCAGAATATGACTTTGAAGGGAAGTTTAGAGCTTTGGTAGGAAAAACCAATACTTCAATTAAAAAAGAAATTGAAGATGATTTTCCACATGTCCCCCTTGGAAGTGCTATCGTTTTGGAAAAGAAAGCCAAAACAACCATTTTAAATAATATTAAGGCTGCAACGAATCTTAAGAGAAATCAAATAATTCAAAAGATTAGAGATTTTGAACATCAGTCAACTTTGTCTTTGACTCTAGAAAATTTTTTAAAATTCCATCATATACCATTGGCAGTCATGTATAAAAGAGGTTCTTGGAAGCGTTTGTGCCAGGAGGCGGGTAAGATAGAAAACTTTGAATCAATCAATGAAAAACACCTAATAAGTTGTGTTTCGAAAAAATGGTTGTCCACATCTTCACCTACTTATTTTAGATTTATTTTAAAACTAGCAAGGAAAAATTTTGAACTGGATCTTACCCAACTTTCCCATAATGAGCAAAAGATGTGCTTAATGTTACATTATGATTTTTGGCAACAACCTGGAGGGTTTGATTCGTTGGAGGAAAGTATTCGTGCAATAGGCAGAAATAGTGTGCTAATTGAAGAGATTATAGAGGTGTTAAGTTTTATGGAAGGTGAAGTATCTTTTTTAGAAATTGAACCTAACTTACCATATGAACAACCACTAAAATTACATGCTCGATATACTCGTGAGCAAATTTTGATTGCTTTTGGGAAAAGTACTTTTAATAAAAAAGATTCTAATCGAGAGGGAGTTGCAGAAAACAAATCCTTGAATACGGAATTATTATTTATTGATTTGGTCAAGTCAGAAGAAAATTTTTCTCCAACTACTCTATATGATGACTATGCTTTAAGTGAAACACTTTTTCATTGGCAATCACAGAATTCTGCTCGACCTGATAAAGGGAAGGGTTTAGCTTATGTAGAACATTTACAAAAAGGGAAGAAAATATTGCTCTTTATTAGAGAACAAGCCAAGGATGCTTACAATAATACAATGGGGTACGTGTTTGTCGGGAAAGGAAATCTTGAGGAATATTATGGTGCAAAACCAATGAATATTAAATGGAAATTGGAAGAACCAATTCCACCATATCTCTGGAATGCTTCAGCTAAAATGTCTGTAGGGTAA